Within the Candidatus Atribacteria bacterium ADurb.Bin276 genome, the region GGTAGCTACCACTTTGCTTGGTTATCCCGAAGATAGCATCGGTCGATTGATGACCCCCGAATATGTGGCAGTGAGACCCCATTTTACCGTGGAGGAGACCTTGGCGCATATTCGTCAATATGGGCACGATTCCGAAACTTTGAATGTAATCTACGTGGTGGATGACAAATGGCAGTTGCTCGATGGACTCCGCATACGGGAGGTGATTCTCGCTTCTCCGGAGCAGCGGATCAGCGACCTTATGGATTATAAATTCGCTTCGCTAAATGCTTTCGACGACCAGGAGACGGCGGTAAGTGCTTTTAAAAAGTACGATAGGGTAGTGCTTCCCGTGGTGGATACTAAGGGAATATTGTTGGGAATTGTGACTGTCGATGATATTCTGGACATTGCTGAAGAGGAGGGCACGGAGGACTTCCAGAAGTTTGGTGCAGTTCAGGACGCCATTATCAGTCCCTTGAAAGCCTCCATTTCGTTTTTATACAAAAAGAGAGTGTTTTGGCTGACGGCTCTGGTCTTTGTAAATGTCTTTTCGGGAGCTGTGATTCAAAATTTTGAAGATGTACTTGCAAGCACCCTGTCGCTCGTATTTTTCCTGCCGTTGCTGATAGATAGCGGAGGAAATGCCGGCTCCCAATCTGCAACATTGATGATTCGAGCCCTCGCAATGGGCGATGTCCAACTTCGGGACTGGACCAAACTGCTGGGGAAGGAACTGCTCGTATCTTTACTCCTGGGCCTCACAATGGCCCTCGGAGTGAGTCTGGTATCGGCATTCCGCGCCCCCGAGATCATGCTCGTACTCGGAATCACCATGACCGCCATAGTGATGGTCGGCAGCCTCATCGGCATGCTGCTCCCCTTCATCTTCACAAAACTCAAAATGGACCCCGCCACCGCCTCCGCCCCCTTGATTACCTCCTTAGCGGACATTCTGGGAGTGCTGATTTATTTTACAGTAGCGAGCAGGTTGTTGGGGTAGGGGGGAAATTAAAAAAGTGAAAGTTGTGTTTTGTCCTCTTTAGGAGGATAAAACACTCCGATTATAATAAACGGGTTAAGACCTACATTATGGAATTTTTGAGTAGTGCCAAGGAAAAAGTGCAAGTCGCATTTATTCACCATGTGGTCAAAATACTTTTCTTTTACCTTTTGACAAGCTATTGCTTCATTGCCTTCCGCGGCTCTTAAGCAATTCCAATATAATGCACCTAACTCCCAATCTTCTACCATTAAAGTGCGTGTTATATTGTCATCGGTAGTAAAAACGTAAGAAAATCGATAAGGTAATTTCTTGGCAACCTTGAAAATTTTTTTTGTTTCTTCATTGTCAAATAGATTGCCTTGTGCTTGTTTTGCAATTATGGTATCAAGTTTATTTTTGTCCCATTCTCGTCCGCAGGGCTCCCATATAAAGTCAATAACCTTTTTGGGTTTGAGTACAGCTAATGATGTTCCGATATCCTTATCTTTTGCTTCCCCGATCAAAACCGACATATCGGTATAAACATTTTTAAGGACAATTTCTTTTCGAAGAGCCCAATTTTTCGTAGTAGGAACTTTTTCTCCGATAATAATATCTTTGTCGAGATCAGCAGGACGATAACTCTCCTTTCGGAAATCTTTTGTATTGCGGACAATATCCATTTCTATCCATTGCCATTTTTCATATTGGTCGGCATAATTCAATTTCCTGTAGGGAACTGGATAAATTCTGACCCACGAGCCGTCCTCTTTAAATCCGGCGGTGCAAACCAACTCATCATAAGTGGCAGAAAGTGTAGGATATGTTTTTACTGAGATAAGAATACGGGTAAGAGCCATAAACCTATAAGCATTGTAATTTATAGTCGGTTGCCGGTAATTGCATCAGTGCATTTGCTACACAAGTGCGGTGGCACTGTTTTGGGTCTTTTTCAAAGCAAGTTAGAGCAACTCGTTTACCTTCATCTAACAAGTTACGAATTGTTAAAAGCGAATCTTTATTTTCTATTAGAGTTGTTTCCCTGTATTCTTGGAAAAGGTAATCATAATCTGCTTGCGTTTGCAAATCTTGTCTTTTAGCGGAAACAATGCCAAGAGATGGAATGTGAATGTATTCGATGTCAGCACCTTTACAAGCTAATTCAAGAGTTTGTTTAGAAAAACCGTACTTCTGACTATAAGCGTTTTTTCTAACATCGCAAAGCACATTAACGTCATTAATAATCAGTTTATTGATATAGGTTTCAAGAGAAATGCCCTCGTAACCAATAGTAAAAAGTTGCTTGTGTGCGTAGTGAGGCTTTTGTTGTTCTATTGTGTTGAGTTCTTTTTTGTTTAGTAACTCTTTTGCAATAGTACTTTTTATAGCGTAATAGGGATATTGGCGGTAGGTGTAGCGAATTAAATCTGACTGGCTCAACTTGCCAAACTGCTCTTTTATTTCAAGGAGACTTTTTCTGTCTTCCAATTTAATTGTGTCAATATAATTATCGTCATTTAGTAGTTTGTAAAACTTACCATTGTCTGTTTCCACAATTCCACAATAGCCATATTTAGTAAGCGTA harbors:
- a CDS encoding Magnesium transporter MgtE, which translates into the protein MLGYPEDSIGRLMTPEYVAVRPHFTVEETLAHIRQYGHDSETLNVIYVVDDKWQLLDGLRIREVILASPEQRISDLMDYKFASLNAFDDQETAVSAFKKYDRVVLPVVDTKGILLGIVTVDDILDIAEEEGTEDFQKFGAVQDAIISPLKASISFLYKKRVFWLTALVFVNVFSGAVIQNFEDVLASTLSLVFFLPLLIDSGGNAGSQSATLMIRALAMGDVQLRDWTKLLGKELLVSLLLGLTMALGVSLVSAFRAPEIMLVLGITMTAIVMVGSLIGMLLPFIFTKLKMDPATASAPLITSLADILGVLIYFTVASRLLG